The following DNA comes from Anastrepha obliqua isolate idAnaObli1 chromosome 1, idAnaObli1_1.0, whole genome shotgun sequence.
AGTCGACCGCATCAAcgatttgatgaaaaatgctaGCGATTTGGCTTTGACGGACCTCACACCGATTTTCACGTAACCATTCGCGCAAACTTTCCTTTCGACACAActgcatttgtatgtacaagtatactTTGTTTTGCTGCATTTTCGGTGTGGTCTGCAACAAAGCAGCAGCTGGCAATAGTGACTTACAACTATTGCTACCGTCAATATTTATGGCAACATTACCGCGCTCCTTGGATTGTGGGCGTTGTTTTGACTTGGAATTTATCTTATAGTTATTACCATTCAACGACTGTTCAGCATCTTTGGAAGCCCATATATCGCCATTTGTCTGGCAGCCACTACTACCGTGCGTTTCGTCACCGTTTGCTGAGCGCACAAATTCAATTTGAAACGAATCAGACAATTGAGAATAATCGATATTCTTGCCGTTCTTTTGCAAACTATAATCAAATGAATTAGAATGAATATCAATGGAAATGGAATTTGTATGCGTTCGCTTGGCATTTTCTTGTTTGTCTTTCTTCGTAGTGCCATTTATATTCCCTCCTTCCTTCTCGCTATCGCTGTCGCTGTCGCTGTCACTTTCACTTTCACCTCGGCCCTTTAACGCCAGCGATTGTGACTCTGAACGGAACACAATGCACGAATCGTCATCCTCATCTTCGTCAATGCAACCATGTTCCTCGCGATCAGAGCCACAATCGGTATTATTCAAGCTAGACATCCAAGATAATAGTTGACGCTTGCGCTCAACTTGCAGCTGACGTCTCGGTGGGTTTTGAACAGATGACGCATTATCAAAGGTGGGCAATGTGGTACCATCGGGCGTTTCAATTTGAATCGACATTGACATTTCATGAGCCAGCCACTTACTATCTTCCTCTTCCTGCCAGCCTGGCGGTGGTGTTTCAACCCAAGCCTGTGAGAGAATAGTTCATTTTGAAGTATCTTTCGGAAAATATTATTAGCAAACGAAACTAACCTGGAAGTAGCGCACAATGTTCTGGTGTTCGCAGTTAGCTAATGTTTTAACTTCCCGCATAACACGTTCGCGTGATTCTTTCTTATTAGGCAAAGTTATACGCTTTACAGCGTATTtacaatcatccaatttgttcTTTGCTTCAAAAACAACACCAAAGCCACCGCGTCCCAAACAGCGCGACAATTCGAAGTCACTCAGGAATCGTGAATTGAAGTTATCGCTCGAGCATGAGGTGGACTCTGAAAGTGATCGATTAACGTTGGACAGTCCATGACCATTTGCGTTAACCGCAACGTTTGCGGGTCCCAATAAGGCAACTGTTGACTGTTCAGTCGCCTCATAGGCAGATGATACGGGTACATGGCGCTCAATCACCAAAACCTCTCGGCGCTGGCGTTGTCCAATAAATAGATTCACTAATACTGCTGTAGTCAGTGCGATCACCACCACTTCCTTCCACCAAAACCATAGTGATAGGATCACTACCTTAATTGGCGCATCGATATCGTCGAGACTAAAGCCCAAATCATCGCTAACCGAGCGATTGGTGCCCGTTACATCAGTTTTGAAAACATTGTCATCACTATTTTCTACATCCTCCTTCTCTTCCTCATCAATTCCACAATGTGCTTCATCTTCTTTTTGCATATCTTCGCGCGAATACAAATAGAAACCATTTCCGTTCACATATTCCGAGGCGTTTAGCACTGATTGTGCGGACATAGCAAATTTATCCTCCGCGTAGGGCACTAATTCATTGCCCTCTACATCCTCTACAGCATCGTTGAAATTCGGAAGTATAGTAGGTACAGTCGACGATTCTTTCGACTCATTTCCGGATGTTATGGCTTTATTATTCCGAAGTAGCGTTAAAGAATTGCTGCTGGCTGGTATGGGACGCCAAGGTATTAGCGACATGGTAGAGTCAGTTGTCAGGTGTGCATACAAATTGGACTGGTCGTCGATCTCGCGGCGCAAAGTAACAGATTCCTGAGATATATATAAATCGTAGTAATATATATTGAAAGCAGAAGAAAGTATAATCAAATACCTGAATATACAACTGTTTATCGTACATGCCCAAGTAAATCGAAGGGCTAATAGAATGTATGGGTGCATCAAATATGTTCTCTTCGTGATCCCACATCCACTGAGCTGAGCTGAACATATCGATCATTTCCAGCTCGTCGTCAGCACTAATTTTCCAACCACTTACGATGGGATGATCAAACTGAAagaattgtaattaaattttaaaaagactGTTCAATTAATATCGATACTTCAGAAGAAGAAAAAGGTAACTTCAAAATTCACaaataagttgttgttgtttttatagcaGCAATACCAagaactacgttctggatattgtagcaggttaaactcctacttatctagaattgaccccgacatgcCAAACGTATGTcaagcatgtgaaggtaccccgcacgatactaaccaccttttcacatgccccatcaaacccactcatctaacaccgcttttcctctggacccaacttagacgaccggtgatatacactacactggcagggtttagtattgctgctacaacaacaacaatattaaaaCCTATCCATGGTttcgatataataaaaaaccgtACATAGTGTTATAGATAATTACGAACCTCTGTAAACATACAAACAACTTCCAACTATATAattctgcacaaattttatactgCTTGCaactatttcaaataaaaattcacaacagatttttttatatttttttcacttaaccTCTTCCATTATTTCCGCCTTACCTTATATTTCCACAGCATTGCATCTGGATTGGATTTGCTGAACGCACAGATAACTCCCTCCGGCACTACTACTCTTATATCCAAATCCAACATAGCCATATCCATGTCACTGTAAGGACGATCGTGACATTCGGCCGATTTAATTATATTCAGCTCATGCTGGCCAACACTAAAATTCCAACGTTCAACACCGGTTCGTGATTCCACAGCTCTTACAGTTTGCGTCTGTCGTCGTACCACAATCACATCATCAATCATTGGGTCATGTTCCAGTTTCGCTTTACCACCGACACTATTTCCATTCATATCTTCACCATGTATAGACTCCCTGCCATCCGTTGAATTGATACAGCCATGCATGGAACACTCGTACAACAGTTTACCAGTGCGCACGGACACGCCGTAAGTACGTGTCTCTTTGCCACCCGAAATTACCAGATCATCAGAGAATTTAGCTGATGAACTGAGCAAATTTTCGGTGGTAATTGGTATGGGATCAATGGATTCGccatcaaatttgtatataccACCACTTAGTGATGGTATCATACGCACAAATTGTCCATTATTTGTCAACTCAAGGCGGTGGATGCTTGATGATATCAGCGGTCCGGGACCTGTGGATACACTCCAACGTAATTTACCACCTTTACCAACATCAAGCGCTGTCAAACGACCATCCAGTGTGGTTATATACAAGAGTCTAAAatgcaaaaatggaaaatacttgtatattttatattgatccattttatatttttgatattcatTTTGATTCCTGGAAATTTCAATAAACTATTTTCGAACTATATTTACATTAGATTAGGTTACTTGTTTGGGCACAAGTCTCCCCATTTAATTCCCGATATGGTGAAAACATTTCGTCTCTCGGACAAAcggtgttgccaaccatttgctcttcgcaataaatttagtgcttttttatacttacatcaaaatgtaaaaatttttaagtttggtgtttgtttcttatttttaattatgaaacaaataaaggttaaaaaggtcactctgagaagattttagagaaatactgaagaaactataacgacatttttacaaaaagagtatcTTATCGTGTTACATATCCTcatatatagcaaaaaagtcgttctcttaacaaaagagtttctcttaacaaaaaaatgcataaactaaattgtacataaccataacacatttattaaaaaaaacgcacattttaaagacattttGTCACGCACACaaaattctttaagtaattcaataaaaatttggtattttattttcttgaaatgggcattttagtgcgtttttatatccaaagctaagcaacactgcagtagccaaagagagagatttgactgctgaaatgAGAAGAACATCAACAATAACCCATTCGGGGGGAATGCgaccaaatgatgaaaaaagtaaagctaaataaaactgagtgaattattgaactaattattaaaaaatgtatattttacaaaactataaacatttagttttaattagaacagattagaaaaatgtcatgaacaaagaactaaaacttcgggactaaattataaaaaaatgctaaatcaagttacgaaaaagataatctggccatactggtgctaatacgacgtcactcattatcaaattcgctgagagcaaagtaacggtaccacgacaggcgccatctcattattctttccgtCATGGGTAAACAGTACACACATATCTCATTACAagtcatatacattttttttattaaatttaataaacatcaagtcatttccttttttactaaaaagtattacctgcatcaaataagctgtgagtcactgtatatATTGCAATAAGTATTGAATTGCTCGTCActtttgagtgtttttttttttaattcgattaaTTTCGTCTACCGTAACGCGAAAACAAATGAACTAGTGTattaaagtaataataattagcAAACGTCAACCTAGATGAACAACGGATCCCTGTTGTGTTTGAAATAGAATGGCCTACACTCTGTCTTTGCTAGgtatatacttaaatatatcATAATATGCTCACAAGCGCACATTTAGCAACTTTTTTAACTTTCGTTCCATGAACGCCTTTCACTGCAGTCTCTCTTTTATCCATTACAGATGAAGCAGTGCATGCAGCCCTCATGAAGCAGTCCATTATGTGTACTGTGCATATAACTCCCACTACGAGTATTCATTTctaaacatcttcaaatcaaaGACAAATTGTATATAGTTTAGTACTTAAATCGATGAATTCTGGGGTTTTAAAAACTGCTCGGGGTTCCGAGACTGTATGCCTTAAAACTACACATTGCTGCCCCTAATGTTCTGCTACCATTTACTACAATACCGGTTATTTTAGACCTGAAAATTACTTTAGATGTGTAATAAGACTtagataacttttttaaattaatatacatatatatttgaagaaatctttttttatgtagtcatagaatttctaaaaaaattttagtgtatCTTTGTAAAACAGTTAATTTCGTGTAATAgtactttacaaaaattacagatATACCTATCATGTTTCGCttcttttattttgtgattTGCAAACATGACATACTTTTGTgggaaattttttctaaatcactttCACAACTACTTTCACAAtcaataaattgtttattgttatttttatggaATTATGCTTATCACCAAAACGAGAAATCTCGTTCCCGGGCGTCAATGTgttaagataataaataaactGTTTCTTTATTCCAACGGCATTCGTGCAATTCGAGTCCTATATATGCTTTAAcacgtttatttttgtttacatagtAGTATACTAGCCTATGACTCATAGACAAGATTTAAGCTTGCAAAAATATAAGACTTTTAATAACTACTAGTGTTATCTAGCCACAACTATTATTATATGCCTTTACGactacatttttaatatttaagttcTCGTATTTGTAGGCGCACACAATCTTGCATATGTGTGATGAATTAGTGGGCACAAAATAAAAACGCTCAGGGCCATTCTACATTGCATCATCTGTTATTAGCCGCTTAATGCCCTTTCTGCCCAAACAAACAAAAGCGCGCCAAAATTTCATCCTTTTTCCAGCAACATAAAAACGCTAAAACTCACCACATCGTTCGTTGTCATGACGATCTCATGAGCACTGCTATCCtccatacacataaatataccaCTAACGCTCTTCAAACAAATACCTATTGCACGCTCTCTGTAGCTCTTGTATGCCTTCAAATTGCAAACGACCACATCAGCTTGAAATCAAATGTTTGTGAACAGAGCGCAGATgccacatatatatgtacatatgtatatataattatatacgtTTGAGccatatacgtatatatttatatagcatGCACTCATCAAAACGTTTGGAAAGAAGCAAGCCTCTAAAGGGACGaatgagaaaaaata
Coding sequences within:
- the LOC129245528 gene encoding eukaryotic translation initiation factor 2-alpha kinase encodes the protein MGIYNASKVIRKCRKSLLHLIMITSIVAVVGNADTESQEFIDDPIDRQLNHRTAAIPYCDEDNTDRTIGRRLLYITTLDGRLTALDVGKGGKLRWSVSTGPGPLISSSIHRLELTNNGQFVRMIPSLSGGIYKFDGESIDPIPITTENLLSSSAKFSDDLVISGGKETRTYGVSVRTGKLLYECSMHGCINSTDGRESIHGEDMNGNSVGGKAKLEHDPMIDDVIVVRRQTQTVRAVESRTGVERWNFSVGQHELNIIKSAECHDRPYSDMDMAMLDLDIRVVVPEGVICAFSKSNPDAMLWKYKFDHPIVSGWKISADDELEMIDMFSSAQWMWDHEENIFDAPIHSISPSIYLGMYDKQLYIQESVTLRREIDDQSNLYAHLTTDSTMSLIPWRPIPASSNSLTLLRNNKAITSGNESKESSTVPTILPNFNDAVEDVEGNELVPYAEDKFAMSAQSVLNASEYVNGNGFYLYSREDMQKEDEAHCGIDEEEKEDVENSDDNVFKTDVTGTNRSVSDDLGFSLDDIDAPIKVVILSLWFWWKEVVVIALTTAVLVNLFIGQRQRREVLVIERHVPVSSAYEATEQSTVALLGPANVAVNANGHGLSNVNRSLSESTSCSSDNFNSRFLSDFELSRCLGRGGFGVVFEAKNKLDDCKYAVKRITLPNKKESRERVMREVKTLANCEHQNIVRYFQAWVETPPPGWQEEEDSKWLAHEMSMSIQIETPDGTTLPTFDNASSVQNPPRRQLQVERKRQLLSWMSSLNNTDCGSDREEHGCIDEDEDDDSCIVFRSESQSLALKGRGESESDSDSDSDSEKEGGNINGTTKKDKQENAKRTHTNSISIDIHSNSFDYSLQKNGKNIDYSQLSDSFQIEFVRSANGDETHGSSGCQTNGDIWASKDAEQSLNGNNYKINSKSKQRPQSKERGNVAINIDGSNSCKSLLPAAALLQTTPKMQQNKVYLYIQMQLCRKESLREWLRENRCEVRQSQIASIFHQIVDAVDYVHFKGLIHRDLKPSNIFFSQDGQIKIGDFGLVTDMSDIPNMVTKCGDKTGLPSCGRHTQQVGTHLYMSPEQLRGQHYDFKVDIYSLGLIFFELLVFFGTEMERIKTLRNLRDGNYPLDFPQSFPKEHELLKLMLSKLPAERPTTPELKLKLIDILKWPDFTVGDGDPVSVVAAAVRRYSRSYTLSSSEA